One window of Thermococcus sp. Bubb.Bath genomic DNA carries:
- a CDS encoding ribbon-helix-helix domain-containing protein encodes MTKMRIVSVQLPQSFVNAMDQLVRRGVYPNRSEVIRTAIREFLKKEMHFEVQDDEVPEYVIR; translated from the coding sequence ATGACAAAGATGCGCATCGTGAGCGTGCAGCTCCCCCAGAGCTTTGTGAACGCGATGGACCAGCTGGTCAGGCGGGGAGTGTACCCAAACCGTAGCGAAGTTATAAGGACCGCAATCAGAGAGTTCCTCAAGAAAGAGATGCACTTTGAAGTCCAGGATGACGAGGTTCCCGAATATGTGATAAGGTGA
- a CDS encoding aminotransferase class I/II-fold pyridoxal phosphate-dependent enzyme — protein sequence MRYKKRKYFMAGRINLLQRSKIRELFEKARTMEDVISLGIGEPDFDTPDVIKEAATRAMYEGYTHYTPNAGIPEFREAIAEYYKDFYNVDVDPSNIIVTAGAYEATYLAFESLLEQGDDVIIPDPAFVCYVEDAKMSEAGILRIPLREENEFRIDPDELVEMVTKRTRMLVMNYPNNPTGATIDKKTARAIADIAEDYNIYILSDEPYEHFLYEGAKHHPMIKYAPDNTILANSFSKTFAMTGWRLGFAIAPSQVIKDMIKLHAYVIGNVTSFIQIAGITALRDKRSWDALKVMRDTYAERRKLVLKGLKDVPHVEAFKPKGAFYIWAKIDPELDMASEDFANWLLENSGVVVIPGTAFGKGGEGWIRISYATRKELLLEALERMKKALEKL from the coding sequence ATGCGGTATAAAAAGCGCAAATACTTCATGGCCGGGAGGATAAACCTCCTTCAGCGCTCCAAGATTAGGGAGCTTTTTGAGAAGGCAAGGACGATGGAGGACGTTATCTCCTTGGGAATCGGGGAGCCTGACTTCGACACTCCGGATGTGATAAAGGAAGCTGCCACGAGGGCCATGTATGAGGGTTACACTCACTACACCCCAAACGCTGGAATACCGGAGTTCCGCGAGGCTATAGCCGAATATTATAAGGATTTTTATAACGTAGATGTGGATCCATCAAACATCATAGTCACCGCGGGGGCTTACGAGGCGACGTATCTGGCCTTTGAGTCCCTTCTCGAGCAGGGGGATGACGTTATAATCCCGGATCCAGCTTTCGTATGCTACGTTGAAGATGCCAAGATGTCAGAGGCGGGAATCCTCCGTATTCCACTCCGCGAGGAGAACGAGTTCCGCATCGATCCGGACGAGCTCGTTGAGATGGTAACGAAGAGGACCAGGATGCTCGTGATGAACTACCCCAACAATCCAACCGGGGCCACGATAGACAAGAAGACGGCGAGGGCGATAGCAGACATAGCCGAGGACTACAACATATACATCCTCAGCGACGAGCCCTACGAGCACTTCCTCTATGAGGGAGCAAAGCACCACCCGATGATAAAGTATGCGCCTGACAATACGATACTCGCAAACAGCTTCTCCAAGACCTTTGCGATGACTGGATGGAGGCTTGGGTTCGCTATAGCCCCCAGTCAGGTCATAAAGGATATGATAAAACTCCACGCCTATGTCATCGGAAACGTCACCTCCTTCATCCAGATAGCGGGAATCACGGCCCTCCGCGACAAGCGCAGCTGGGATGCCCTTAAGGTAATGAGGGACACCTACGCGGAGAGGAGAAAGCTCGTTCTGAAGGGGCTGAAGGACGTTCCGCACGTTGAGGCATTCAAGCCGAAGGGAGCCTTCTACATATGGGCCAAGATCGATCCAGAGCTCGACATGGCCAGTGAGGATTTTGCGAACTGGCTCCTCGAAAATTCCGGAGTCGTCGTTATCCCGGGAACCGCCTTTGGAAAGGGCGGTGAGGGCTGGATAAGGATAAG
- the cgi121 gene encoding KEOPS complex subunit Cgi121 yields the protein MEEVIEGIVVGAVKVEKPERLIKSLGGNVQVVRAPCYEAVVHAAVLVKRAFERGTNHAKTLGGEFLLRLAGTLQIKEAIKKYGVAQGLNYLVVFGRVEEAEAFLKEHGLEEEKAVHCSKEVSKSLFEKSALTEVL from the coding sequence ATGGAGGAGGTCATTGAAGGCATAGTGGTAGGGGCAGTTAAAGTTGAGAAGCCAGAAAGGCTTATCAAAAGCCTCGGTGGGAACGTGCAGGTGGTTAGGGCCCCCTGTTATGAGGCAGTCGTTCATGCGGCGGTACTGGTAAAGAGGGCCTTTGAGAGGGGAACCAACCACGCAAAAACCCTCGGTGGGGAGTTCCTCCTGAGATTGGCTGGAACCCTACAGATTAAGGAGGCGATAAAGAAGTATGGCGTTGCTCAAGGTCTCAACTATCTCGTGGTGTTCGGGAGGGTCGAGGAAGCGGAGGCTTTCCTGAAGGAACACGGTCTGGAGGAGGAGAAGGCGGTTCACTGCAGTAAAGAGGTTTCAAAAAGTCTTTTTGAAAAATCGGCCCTAACCGAAGTTTTATAG